One segment of Macaca fascicularis isolate 582-1 chromosome 2, T2T-MFA8v1.1 DNA contains the following:
- the WDR82 gene encoding WD repeat-containing protein 82 isoform X2, producing MSPVDDTFISGSLDKTIRLWDLRSPNCQGLMHLQGKPVCSFDPEGLIFAAGVNSEMVKLYDLRSFDKGPFATFKMQYDRTCEWTGLKFSNDGKLILISTNGSFIRLIDAFKGVVMHTFGGYANSKAVTLEASFTPDSQFIMIGSEDGKIHVWNGESGIKVAVLDGKHTGPITCLQFNPKFMTFASACSNMAFWLPTIDD from the exons ATGTCACCTGTGGATGACACTTTCATTTCTGGGTCTCTAGATAAGACCATTCGACTCTGGGATCTCCGGTCTCCTAACTGCCAG ggcCTCATGCATCTGCAGGGGAAGCCAGTTTGTTCTTTTGATCCAGAAGGGTTAATTTTCGCTGCAGGTGTCAACTCTGAAATGGTCAAACTTTATGACCTTCGTTCTTTTGACAAG GGGCCATTTGCTACCTTTAAGATGCAATATGATCGAACTTGTGAGTGGACAGGACTTAAATTCAGCAATGATGGCAAGCTCATCCTCATTTCCACCAACGGCAGCTTCATTCGTCTCATTGATGCATTCAAAGGAGTGGTGATGCACACGTTTGGG gGTTATGCCAATAGCAAAGCTGTCACACTGGAGGCTTCATTTACTCCAGACTCTCAGTTTATTATGATTG GTTCAGAGGATGGCAAGATCCATGTCTGGAATGGAGAGAGCGGTATAAAAGTAGCTGTGTTGGATGGTAAACACACAGGCCCGATTACCTGTTTGCAATTCAACCCCAAGTTCATGACTTTTGCCAGCGCATGTTCCAACATG GCCTTTTGGTTGCCCACCATTGATGACTGA